The genome window ATGAGTCGCGTTTCCTTGCCTGATTGCTTTCTAAACCTCTGGGCGAATCCCATTGACAGCGATATTTGACTGACCTAATATAGATAGTTACTTAAAACTGAAAGCTAATGGCTCGTCCTGACGATGGGTTTTTCAGGCAGCGGCTGGCCCATTGCATTGAAGGCAGTCATTAAGGCAATTGTAGAGGGAATAGATTTTTAGGGTTATGCAGCTGGCTCGTATTAGGGGAAGGATGCGGAGGACCGGGGAATTGCCCGCTTGTGAGAGGTTAAAGTTATTGGTCATTTAACCAATGGATTTAAAAGAGAGTCAGGACGTGGGCTCAAACCCGGTGGCTGCTAATAGCTGGCAGGCAGGACAGGATCACGCGGTGATCTGCGTAGCTGGCAAAGACACGTTTTTCCCCTGGAGGCGGAATTACGCCGTGCTTGAGGGGGTTATCATGTATCCGGTGGGTCGGATCAAGGTATGAAGTGCGTTGTGGCTACCCGCAACCAGGATAAGCTGGCGGAAATAAAAGCCATTTTCACCGATTTGCCCATTGACCTGATTGCCTTGGATGACTTTCCCCGGATGAGATCGGTGGAGGAGACGGGAACAACTCTGCAGGCCAACGCTTTAATTAAGGCACGTGCGGTTCACCGGGAGACGGGAATGCCAGCGATTGCCGACGACACGGGACTGGAGGTGGACACCCTCTCTGGTGCTCCGGGTGTTTTGGCCGCTCGCTTTGCCGGTCCCCGGGCTGACTATCAGCAGAACGTGGAGAAATTGCTGGCGGCTATGGAACACGTGCCTGATGGCCTCCGAACGGCTCGTTTCCGTACCTGTGCGGCCTATGTGGACGACGCCCAGGAAATGGTGGCGGAAGGTGTTGTGGAAGGATTCATCACCAGGGAGCCCAGAGG of Candidatus Neomarinimicrobiota bacterium contains these proteins:
- the rdgB gene encoding RdgB/HAM1 family non-canonical purine NTP pyrophosphatase codes for the protein MKCVVATRNQDKLAEIKAIFTDLPIDLIALDDFPRMRSVEETGTTLQANALIKARAVHRETGMPAIADDTGLEVDTLSGAPGVLAARFAGPRADYQQNVEKLLAAMEHVPDGLRTARFRTCAAYVDDAQEMVAEGVVEGFITREPRGGNGFGYDPVFQVKGTEQTFGQMTDEEKNRISHRAQAFRALHQLFIQLKISNENKETPA